A window of Amaranthus tricolor cultivar Red isolate AtriRed21 chromosome 8, ASM2621246v1, whole genome shotgun sequence genomic DNA:
TTCAGgatgttttttatatataaatttcatcaATTTTACCCATTTTTTTTCCCATTACAAGTACtttatttgggtttttttgGGTTTAAGTCCACGGATCTGGGCAATACCAATGCAGAGAAGGAGCTTGTTCTTCTGAGAAGAAATTACAAGCTTCTTCTCCACTAAAGAAGTTATGTTCCTCGATTTTTACTAAATGAGGATGATACACAttgttgttatcattattattattggggACAGATCCTAAACCGTCTGATCTTGATTCTGAGAAATTGAAACCGTTGATTGATGGTGGAGATGATGAGATTGGAGACATTAGTAGTTGTTGTTGAGTCTGGAAAATTGATGAATTTGAAGCATTTGGACTGTTATCATCGTTTAAAATTGCGCTTGAATCGCTATCTGAACCATCTTTGGACTCTGCAAACACATGTTTTTTTACCTTTAACAACTTCGCTTCTTCTTCTGATCCACTGCTTAGTGATTCAATAGCTTTTGTATTGATATGATCATCAGATTCAAACACCAAAACTTCTTGTTTGATGCTTACATCATTATCACTCTCTGAGTTTATCTCTTCATTTAGCTTTGATTTTAGCTCTTTTATCTGCCAAATTTCAAATTTCACCAAAATTGTAAGACATATTAGAAACATCATCATAGTGTGTAAAAAAACGGTAAGGATCGCAAATGGATATCACAAGGATGATTTTGCTGTCATCAGAGTCTATATTTCGGTCACAGTAAACTAAAAATCTTTATAATATGATCACAATACAAAAATGGGTCTTGTTTTTCACTATGATTGGGGTATTTAGGCTGTGATAATTCGTCACGTAATCTCACTGTTGCTTACTCGTGTGGACACGAGACACCCGTGGCTCGGGCGTACGGGTCAAGATAGTTGTCTTGaccatacacttggtgaggttatTTTCCCAAAACTATATAATAGTAAGAAGATTAGCTCATCTAATATATATAAGTTTACAACTCACTATTTTATCGATACTAGCATCGATATGAGTCTGACATGTAAAGTATTACCAACATGGGTAAATTATACCCTTATCAAACGAGGTTCCGACAAGTATATtgcaaacaaaaaacaaaataataaaggtAATTAACATGAAATAATCACCATATAGAGATGAATATACCTGTTTAAGAAGGTCATCTTTATCATGTTGAAGAGACTCATAATTATGCTTAAGAGTATCAAAATTAGCCTTAAGAACACCATAATCTCTTTCCAACTGTTTGGTTTTCCATCTAGCTCTTCTATTTTGGAACCAAACAGCAACTTGTCTAGGCTGCAACCCAAGTTCTTGAGCAAGTTTAACTTTTCTTTCAGGCTCTAACTTATTTTCAACCTCAAAGTTTCTTTCCAAAGCCTTAACTTGATCCACACTGAGTCTCCTCTTCTTCTCAGGTACATGACCAGTTTCTTCTAAGCACCCATCTTCATCTAGCCCATCTAACATTGACTGGTAATCCCTGCTATACATATTGTTTCTAGGGCTTTGATCATCTGCACCAATCATTTCATCATAATTATGTATTATGTACTACTAAttactaaaatttattaaaacccagaaatatttaaataaatgaacAGGTTGACAATACTAGACTTAGCTAGCTAGCTGTAAACCTGAAGGAGGGCACATGGAAACCAGAGCACCAAGAGAATCTGAGCTGCCAATTCTTTTCATGATTCCACACTTGTTTGGACTTTGGAGAGTATTGAACCAGATTCTTGTCAAAAATTTAgccttttttttgttatttttctgAATTAAAATGTAGTTTGTTTTTTGAtttgtcttttattttcttgtttagTCAAAATGTTTTACTTGGAAGAGATAGTAAGTAGTGTACTAAAGAAGATTTAGATGATTCAATACATATAAACAACCATTTATCATTTCTCCACCCATCAACATCAATGTTTTCTTCCACAACTATATTATGTAACCCCATGCacaagaaaaacaataaaacactACTAATTTTGCTTTGCCAAAAAGATATTTACCCAATTAATTACTCTATTTTTCCAACACAAAACATTACATGATCCTAGGGAGGGAATGAAAGGGAGTTTTTTTTGGGAGTGTGAATGGAAGAAATTTGGAAAGGAAAGGATGAGAGAGATAAGAGAAAGTTGTGCTAAAACCCAAGATCATAACCGAGAGCCTGAAGGCTCTCAGATTTCAGTGTCCTTAAATAAACAAACTGGGGTTAGTGATATAGGTTAAATTTCAACTTGGGTTAGGTTCTAAGAGGTTGGAAAATGAAATGAGCTCCAAATTAGAACTAAATGCAATTTCCTGTGACCGGTTTAGCCGGTGCCACTGTATTCTTCTATTAGGGAGTAGGGACCCATTTTGGTTGATAGAAACTGGAAGATATTTTTCAAGAAATTCAGcaaattcttttatatatatactttttattattcgatttttaatttgtgcgtcaatatgatcaaataagataTCACTagattatactccctcctattcttctTATATGTGCCATTTTTTTGGGTTAAGTCACACTAATTGTTCCATTTCCATTTGAAGTATggttttttgacttttatgtccTTAGTGGatttatgttattttcaattataccctcacTTATCCATATTAATTGACCCCTCTTTTCACTAATCAAAATAACTTAAACCTAATTAATCTACCCACCCATTAACCATTCCCTCCCTTTTCGACCCTAAACTC
This region includes:
- the LOC130820474 gene encoding homeobox-leucine zipper protein ATHB-6-like, which translates into the protein MKRIGSSDSLGALVSMCPPSDDQSPRNNMYSRDYQSMLDGLDEDGCLEETGHVPEKKRRLSVDQVKALERNFEVENKLEPERKVKLAQELGLQPRQVAVWFQNRRARWKTKQLERDYGVLKANFDTLKHNYESLQHDKDDLLKQIKELKSKLNEEINSESDNDVSIKQEVLVFESDDHINTKAIESLSSGSEEEAKLLKVKKHVFAESKDGSDSDSSAILNDDNSPNASNSSIFQTQQQLLMSPISSSPPSINGFNFSESRSDGLGSVPNNNNDNNNVYHPHLVKIEEHNFFSGEEACNFFSEEQAPSLHWYCPDPWT